A window of Sulfuricurvum sp. contains these coding sequences:
- a CDS encoding ribonucleoside-diphosphate reductase subunit alpha, giving the protein MLTIIKRNGRREPLDISKIQKYTFAAVDGLINVSQSELEVDAQIQFRDGITSNEIQHTLIKTAVDKIDIDSPNWTFVASRLFLYDLYHRVNGFTGYGSLKSYFERGEAEGRILLGLKEKYDLGVLEKHIVPDRDLEFNYLGVKTLYDRYLIKDRNGDPIELPQHMFMAIAMFLAQNEKDREGWAIKFYNMISKFEVMLATPTLSNARTTRHQLSSCYIGSSPDNIEGIFDGYKEMALLSKFGGGIGWDWTRVRAMGSFIDGHKNAAGGTVPFLKITNDIAIAVDQLGTRKGAIAVYLEPWHMDVKDFLDIKKNSGEERRRAHDLFPALWINDIFMKRVVEDGIWTMFDPFDVKDLTELHGAEFEKRYLELEQDASIIKEHTKAKDLWKKILTSYFESGSPFLCFKDSANRANPNDHFGIIRSSNLCTEIFQNTQPNHYLIKIKFEDGTFVTFEEDELVIVDSGIEKPANKVTALDSLGGIPVYIVEKEKVDGATAVCNLASVNLSRINTKEDIDRIVPVAIRALDNVIDLNFYPLEKVKRTNMRSRAIGLGVMGEAQMLAENKILWGSQAHFDKVDEVMESVSYNAIKASSDIALEKGSYAEFEGSKWSRGVLPMDHATAEVQNLVDRGGLFASSYDWNELRETIKKQGMRNGYLMAIAPTSSISILTGTTQTIEPVFKRKWFEENLSGLIPVVAPKLSPDTWGYYTPAYDLDQTILIKAAAIRQKWIDQGQSLNIFITLDKASGKYLNEIYMLAWKLGLKSTYYLRSQSPEAKEDTADRSVECEGCQ; this is encoded by the coding sequence GTGCTAACCATTATCAAACGTAACGGCCGTCGTGAGCCACTCGATATCTCTAAAATCCAAAAGTATACTTTTGCCGCAGTTGATGGACTGATAAACGTTTCTCAAAGCGAATTGGAAGTGGATGCACAAATCCAGTTTCGTGATGGGATTACCAGTAATGAGATTCAACACACGTTGATTAAAACAGCGGTCGATAAGATCGATATCGACTCTCCAAACTGGACGTTTGTTGCTTCACGTCTCTTTTTGTACGATTTGTATCACCGTGTAAACGGATTTACCGGTTATGGTAGCCTCAAAAGTTACTTTGAGCGTGGTGAAGCAGAGGGGAGAATCCTCCTCGGGTTAAAAGAGAAATATGATCTTGGTGTATTGGAAAAACATATTGTCCCTGATCGCGATTTGGAATTCAACTATCTTGGAGTTAAAACACTTTATGATCGCTATTTGATTAAAGATCGCAACGGTGATCCGATAGAGCTTCCACAGCATATGTTTATGGCGATAGCGATGTTCTTGGCACAAAATGAGAAAGATCGTGAAGGGTGGGCTATTAAGTTTTACAACATGATTTCTAAATTTGAAGTGATGCTTGCAACTCCGACGCTCTCAAATGCCCGTACCACACGTCATCAGCTTAGTTCGTGTTATATTGGTTCATCTCCTGATAATATCGAAGGTATTTTCGATGGTTACAAAGAGATGGCATTGCTCTCTAAATTCGGTGGCGGTATCGGATGGGATTGGACCCGCGTTCGTGCGATGGGATCCTTCATCGATGGGCATAAAAATGCGGCGGGGGGAACGGTACCGTTCTTGAAAATCACCAACGACATCGCGATTGCCGTCGATCAGCTAGGTACTCGTAAAGGGGCGATAGCGGTCTATTTAGAGCCGTGGCACATGGACGTTAAAGATTTCCTCGATATTAAGAAAAACTCCGGCGAAGAGCGCCGACGTGCTCACGATTTGTTCCCTGCTTTGTGGATCAACGATATCTTTATGAAGCGTGTAGTGGAAGATGGTATCTGGACGATGTTCGATCCATTTGATGTGAAAGATCTCACGGAGCTTCACGGTGCAGAGTTTGAGAAACGTTATCTTGAGTTAGAACAAGATGCCAGCATTATCAAAGAGCACACCAAAGCGAAAGATTTGTGGAAAAAAATCCTCACCAGTTATTTCGAATCGGGAAGCCCGTTCTTGTGTTTCAAAGACAGCGCTAACCGTGCTAACCCGAATGACCATTTCGGTATTATCCGTAGCTCAAATTTGTGTACCGAGATTTTCCAAAATACCCAACCGAATCATTATCTGATTAAAATCAAATTTGAAGATGGGACGTTTGTCACTTTCGAAGAAGATGAACTTGTTATCGTCGATAGCGGAATCGAAAAACCGGCGAACAAAGTGACCGCACTTGACTCATTGGGGGGGATTCCAGTCTATATAGTGGAAAAAGAGAAAGTAGACGGTGCGACGGCAGTATGTAATCTCGCCTCCGTAAACCTCTCACGTATCAACACCAAAGAAGATATCGATCGTATCGTCCCTGTAGCGATACGCGCCCTCGATAACGTTATCGATTTGAACTTTTATCCACTCGAAAAAGTAAAACGGACGAATATGCGTAGTCGTGCTATCGGTTTGGGTGTTATGGGTGAAGCTCAAATGCTTGCGGAAAACAAAATTTTGTGGGGAAGCCAAGCGCATTTCGACAAAGTGGACGAAGTGATGGAATCGGTGAGTTATAACGCGATTAAAGCATCCAGTGATATCGCCCTCGAAAAAGGCTCTTACGCAGAGTTCGAAGGCTCTAAATGGAGTCGCGGAGTCCTACCGATGGATCATGCAACGGCAGAGGTACAAAACCTCGTGGATCGCGGCGGATTGTTTGCGTCAAGTTACGATTGGAATGAGCTACGTGAAACCATCAAAAAACAAGGGATGCGTAATGGTTATCTGATGGCGATAGCACCGACATCTTCGATCTCTATCCTCACAGGGACGACCCAAACTATCGAACCTGTTTTCAAACGCAAATGGTTTGAAGAGAATCTCTCAGGGCTTATTCCGGTCGTTGCACCAAAACTCAGCCCTGATACGTGGGGATATTACACCCCTGCATATGATCTCGATCAAACGATCTTAATCAAAGCGGCGGCGATTCGTCAAAAATGGATCGATCAAGGGCAAAGTCTCAATATCTTTATCACTCTCGATAAAGCGAGCGGTAAGTACCTCAATGAGATTTATATGCTTGCGTGGAAATTGGGTCTCAAATCGACCTATTATCTCCGATCTCAATCTCCCGAAGCCAAAGAAGATACGGCAGATCGCTCTGTGGAGTGTGAAGGGTGCCAATAA
- the purB gene encoding adenylosuccinate lyase: MVDRYAREEMKSKWSIQAKYQAWLDVEKAVVVAWNKLGLIPDEDAEKIVKNAGFSVERIDEIEAITRHDLIAFTTSVSETLGEESRWFHYGMTSSDTVDTAVALQMRDSLALIIEDVKMVMASIKARAEEHKMTLLVGRSHGIHGEPITFGLVLAVWYDEMARHLTNLEQTMEVICVGQVSGAMGNFAHAPLELEEYACEALGLKPAPASNQVIQRDRYARLASALALLASSIEKFAVQVRHWQRTEVYECEEFFAKGQKGSSAMPHKRNPILTENITGLARMVRAYVIPAMENVALWHERDISHSSTERFWLPDSFVTSDFMLHRFNSVIANLVVYPENMMRNLNLTGGLVFSQRVLLELPLKGVSREDAYRIVQRNAMKVWEGLQQGNSATNEKGESLYLQYLLADDELRNSLSEEAIRECFNFDYYTKNVDKIFARVFK; this comes from the coding sequence ATGGTAGATCGTTACGCCAGAGAAGAGATGAAATCCAAATGGAGTATCCAAGCAAAATATCAAGCATGGTTGGATGTTGAAAAAGCGGTTGTCGTTGCGTGGAATAAATTGGGTCTTATCCCCGATGAAGATGCAGAGAAGATTGTTAAGAATGCAGGATTTTCTGTTGAGCGAATCGATGAGATCGAAGCGATCACTCGTCATGATTTGATAGCATTCACTACATCGGTTTCTGAAACCCTCGGAGAAGAGAGTCGCTGGTTTCATTATGGGATGACTAGTTCAGATACGGTTGATACTGCTGTCGCTTTGCAAATGCGTGATTCGTTGGCATTGATTATCGAAGACGTAAAAATGGTGATGGCTTCAATCAAGGCGAGAGCGGAAGAGCATAAGATGACATTGCTCGTCGGACGTAGTCATGGTATTCATGGTGAGCCGATTACGTTTGGTTTGGTGTTGGCAGTTTGGTACGATGAGATGGCTCGTCATTTGACAAACTTGGAACAAACGATGGAAGTGATCTGCGTCGGTCAAGTCTCAGGGGCGATGGGTAACTTTGCTCACGCACCGTTAGAACTCGAAGAGTATGCGTGTGAAGCATTAGGTCTCAAACCTGCCCCTGCGTCTAACCAAGTTATTCAACGTGACCGTTATGCGCGTCTCGCTTCGGCATTAGCATTGTTAGCAAGTTCAATCGAGAAATTTGCGGTACAAGTACGCCATTGGCAACGTACCGAAGTGTATGAGTGTGAAGAGTTTTTCGCAAAAGGGCAAAAAGGCTCATCAGCAATGCCTCACAAACGTAATCCAATCTTGACCGAAAATATCACAGGGTTAGCCCGTATGGTTCGTGCTTATGTTATCCCAGCGATGGAAAACGTGGCGTTATGGCATGAGCGCGATATTTCTCACAGCTCTACTGAGCGTTTTTGGTTGCCGGACAGTTTTGTCACATCTGATTTTATGCTTCACCGTTTTAACAGTGTTATCGCTAACCTCGTCGTTTATCCTGAGAACATGATGCGTAATCTCAACCTCACAGGTGGTTTGGTTTTCTCACAACGTGTTTTACTCGAATTACCTCTCAAAGGGGTGAGCCGTGAAGATGCGTACCGTATCGTTCAACGCAACGCGATGAAAGTATGGGAAGGGTTGCAACAAGGTAACAGTGCGACAAATGAAAAAGGGGAGAGTTTGTATCTCCAATATTTATTGGCGGATGACGAACTTCGTAACTCTTTGAGTGAAGAGGCAATTCGTGAATGTTTCAACTTTGATTACTACACCAAAAATGTTGATAAGATTTTTGCGAGAGTTTTTAAATAA
- a CDS encoding RluA family pseudouridine synthase — MPFITKKLHAPTRQKAFRFLMQELGITQSEAQRLIAKGRLSQNGEVMANNAGFIEGSFDFICFEPMTLGLEPTFVEEDFVAYDKPSGLLVHPQNRHTPYSLNDEIKHRFGHDANITHRIDQETSGLVLAARNKISERALKMMFEDRHITKSYLAMVRGNLSEPLDIQEPLLRREDESSIVRMTVRVHPEGKPSRTFITPLQYFPDRDVTLVEASPYTGRQHQIRVHLFHVKHPIIGDPIYGQDENNAVRFLDRELSSEERFSNTGASRLLLHAQSLRFIYNEIPFHIVSKEDFISHCFEAMKRK, encoded by the coding sequence TTGCCATTTATCACTAAAAAGCTCCATGCCCCTACTCGTCAAAAAGCATTCCGATTTTTGATGCAAGAGTTAGGGATTACCCAAAGCGAAGCGCAACGTTTAATCGCTAAAGGTCGTTTGTCTCAAAACGGAGAAGTGATGGCAAACAATGCAGGCTTCATCGAGGGCTCTTTTGATTTCATCTGTTTTGAACCGATGACATTAGGGTTAGAACCCACTTTTGTAGAAGAAGATTTTGTCGCTTATGATAAGCCCAGTGGTCTTTTGGTTCATCCTCAAAATCGTCACACCCCCTACTCTCTTAACGATGAGATTAAACACCGTTTCGGTCATGATGCAAACATTACCCACCGTATCGATCAAGAGACAAGCGGTTTGGTTTTAGCCGCACGCAATAAAATTAGCGAACGAGCTTTGAAAATGATGTTTGAAGATCGTCATATTACAAAATCATATCTTGCAATGGTAAGGGGAAATTTGAGTGAACCCCTCGATATTCAAGAGCCATTATTACGTCGAGAAGATGAGAGTTCTATCGTGCGGATGACGGTACGTGTTCATCCTGAGGGGAAACCCTCTCGTACCTTTATTACTCCGTTGCAATACTTCCCTGATAGGGATGTCACTCTTGTCGAAGCTTCACCTTATACTGGGCGACAACATCAAATACGGGTTCATTTGTTTCACGTGAAACATCCGATTATCGGTGACCCTATTTATGGTCAGGATGAAAACAATGCCGTCCGCTTTTTGGATCGAGAACTATCCTCTGAAGAGCGTTTTTCAAATACTGGTGCTTCGCGTCTTTTACTCCACGCACAATCACTTAGGTTCATTTACAATGAAATCCCTTTTCATATTGTCTCAAAAGAGGATTTTATTTCTCATTGTTTTGAAGCAATGAAGAGAAAATAA
- a CDS encoding RluA family pseudouridine synthase — translation MPFITKKLYSSTRQMALNFLMEELGLSRSEGQRLIARGRLSQNGIVMDDQFGFIEGECEFICFQPLSRGFKPMFVTNDFVVYDKPSGLSVHPHSRLSPYTLNDEIKHEFGDDANATHRIDQETSGLVLVSRHKKSETVLKKLFSERLISKRYLAMVRGHVKDIIDIQEPLFRHDHPNLLISMVVKVNPKGKPSHTIIKPLRYFPEHDMTLVEASPLTGRTHQIRVHLFHVKHPIIGDPVYGPDEKEVIRFIQKELLPEERLRIGGSTRLLLHAHSLEFEYENKRYNIISNKDFVQECFEAMGKC, via the coding sequence ATGCCCTTCATCACTAAAAAACTCTACTCATCCACTCGTCAAATGGCACTGAACTTTTTAATGGAAGAGCTAGGTCTATCACGAAGTGAAGGACAACGTCTTATTGCCCGAGGTAGATTATCTCAAAATGGAATCGTTATGGACGATCAATTCGGGTTTATTGAAGGTGAGTGTGAGTTCATCTGTTTTCAGCCGTTATCGCGTGGATTCAAACCGATGTTTGTCACTAACGACTTTGTAGTCTATGACAAACCCAGCGGTTTGAGTGTACATCCCCATAGCCGCCTCTCCCCCTATACACTGAATGATGAAATCAAACATGAGTTTGGTGATGACGCTAACGCAACCCACCGTATCGATCAAGAGACGAGTGGATTGGTTTTAGTTTCTCGACATAAAAAAAGTGAAACTGTTTTAAAAAAGTTATTCTCTGAACGTCTCATTTCCAAACGCTACCTTGCTATGGTAAGAGGTCATGTAAAAGATATTATTGATATTCAAGAGCCTCTGTTTCGACATGATCATCCCAATCTTTTGATCAGCATGGTTGTCAAAGTGAATCCTAAAGGGAAACCCTCACACACTATTATCAAACCGCTTCGATACTTTCCTGAGCACGATATGACCCTTGTAGAAGCTTCACCGCTTACAGGTCGCACCCATCAAATTCGGGTTCATTTGTTTCACGTGAAACATCCAATCATCGGTGATCCAGTCTATGGACCGGATGAAAAAGAGGTTATAAGGTTTATACAAAAAGAGTTATTACCTGAGGAGCGATTGAGAATCGGAGGGTCAACACGTTTATTACTTCACGCACATTCGCTTGAGTTTGAGTATGAAAATAAGAGATATAACATCATTTCAAATAAGGATTTTGTACAAGAGTGTTTTGAAGCGATGGGTAAATGTTAA
- a CDS encoding lysophospholipid acyltransferase family protein, which produces MVNVEILLKKEHPSLFKLPTIISKSIVGLSRVVLHENSINHFMQQHETKSGLKFIDAALEHLNVSYKVIHREIENIPAIGKVIIVANHPLGALDALTLIQMVCSVRQDKKVKIVANKMLSAIPQLKEFLISVDNMNDKVSKQALRQIDNALQAEEVVIFFPSGEVSRAGFLGLKETAWKGGFVKFAKRHGTPVLPIYIKGRNSSLFYALSWLYKPLGTLLLSHEMFAARNRVFEFKVGELVSPRALNDSVMSDKHHARMFRKHLFRLSKGKKGIYPTESSIVHPVSRQEIRHELKEAERLGTTSDNKQIFLVEHDKAPNLINEIGRLREYSFRKVGEGSGKSCDVDGYDRYYHHLVLWDDDELEVVGAYRIGECGWILSWLGREGLYLNELCDMNSDFDNVLEDAIELGRSFVQPKYWGSRALDYLWQGIGAYLSHNPHIKYMIGPVSISGNFPKNAQNALVYFYSHYFGSEHTLVKAYSPYRLSEFVESEFSTFFKGDDYTEDFKRLKNYLKSFDVSVPTLYKQYTELCEEGGVEFMDFGIDVDFNNCIDGYIVVDIRKIKEEKRKRYMNDVA; this is translated from the coding sequence ATGGTAAATGTTGAAATCTTGCTCAAAAAAGAGCATCCATCACTTTTTAAACTCCCCACTATTATTTCTAAATCTATTGTCGGATTATCACGTGTCGTTTTACATGAAAATTCGATTAACCATTTTATGCAACAACATGAGACAAAAAGTGGACTAAAATTTATTGATGCGGCACTGGAACATTTAAATGTTTCGTACAAAGTAATTCATCGAGAGATAGAAAATATTCCGGCTATCGGAAAAGTTATTATTGTTGCCAATCATCCATTAGGTGCATTAGATGCTTTAACATTGATACAAATGGTGTGCAGTGTACGACAAGATAAAAAAGTAAAAATAGTTGCCAATAAAATGCTCTCGGCTATTCCTCAACTCAAAGAGTTTTTAATTAGTGTTGATAATATGAATGACAAAGTTTCGAAACAAGCATTACGTCAAATTGATAATGCGCTCCAAGCAGAAGAGGTTGTTATCTTTTTTCCAAGCGGTGAAGTATCTCGTGCAGGATTTTTAGGATTGAAAGAGACAGCATGGAAAGGGGGATTTGTAAAATTTGCCAAAAGACACGGAACGCCAGTATTACCGATTTATATCAAAGGGCGGAACAGTTCACTCTTTTATGCTCTTTCGTGGCTCTATAAGCCTCTAGGGACACTTTTACTCTCTCATGAGATGTTTGCAGCGCGTAATCGCGTTTTTGAGTTTAAAGTAGGGGAATTAGTCTCTCCTAGAGCTTTGAACGATTCTGTGATGTCTGATAAACATCATGCGCGGATGTTTCGTAAACATCTGTTCCGTTTATCCAAAGGTAAAAAGGGGATTTATCCGACAGAGTCTTCTATTGTACATCCGGTATCCAGACAAGAAATTCGTCATGAACTCAAAGAAGCAGAACGTTTAGGGACAACGAGTGATAACAAACAAATCTTTTTAGTAGAGCATGATAAAGCGCCAAATCTTATTAATGAGATTGGTCGCTTGCGAGAATACTCATTTCGTAAAGTAGGTGAGGGTAGTGGTAAATCATGTGATGTGGATGGATATGACCGTTATTATCACCATTTAGTATTGTGGGATGATGATGAGCTTGAAGTAGTCGGTGCGTATCGTATCGGTGAGTGTGGATGGATATTATCATGGTTGGGTCGTGAGGGGTTATACCTCAACGAGCTGTGTGATATGAATTCTGATTTTGATAATGTACTCGAAGACGCGATTGAATTAGGGCGTAGTTTTGTTCAACCGAAATATTGGGGGAGTAGGGCGCTCGATTATTTATGGCAAGGGATAGGTGCTTATCTGAGTCATAATCCCCATATCAAATATATGATTGGTCCTGTAAGCATATCGGGCAATTTTCCTAAAAATGCTCAAAATGCATTGGTCTATTTTTATTCTCATTATTTTGGTAGTGAACACACTTTGGTAAAAGCGTACTCTCCATACAGATTATCAGAATTTGTTGAATCAGAATTCTCAACTTTTTTCAAAGGTGATGATTACACTGAAGATTTTAAACGTTTGAAAAACTACCTCAAAAGTTTTGATGTTAGTGTTCCAACTCTTTATAAACAATATACGGAGTTGTGTGAAGAAGGGGGTGTAGAGTTTATGGATTTTGGGATTGATGTTGATTTTAATAACTGTATTGATGGGTATATTGTGGTAGATATCCGAAAGATAAAAGAGGAAAAACGGAAACGTTATATGAATGATGTAGCATAG
- the ruvC gene encoding crossover junction endodeoxyribonuclease RuvC: MVILGIDPGTRNCGYALLKIEGQKIVLIEAGLIKIKSEGLQHQIPQVVEAIEQLFKAHTIHEVAMEDIFYAHNPKTVLKLAQFRGAIMLKLLQEHGEFAEYTALQVKKALTGKAKAAKEQVAFMVKQILGITKEIKPLDITDAMAVAITHAQRVKLELNQQSRKR; encoded by the coding sequence ATGGTTATTTTGGGAATTGATCCAGGGACACGTAACTGTGGTTACGCACTTCTTAAAATTGAGGGACAAAAAATAGTATTGATTGAAGCAGGACTCATTAAAATAAAGAGTGAGGGATTACAGCACCAAATTCCGCAAGTTGTTGAAGCGATAGAACAACTTTTTAAAGCACATACTATTCATGAAGTAGCAATGGAAGATATCTTTTATGCCCATAATCCAAAAACAGTATTAAAGCTCGCACAATTTCGGGGAGCCATTATGCTCAAACTTTTGCAAGAACACGGTGAATTTGCAGAATACACGGCATTGCAGGTAAAAAAAGCGTTAACGGGAAAAGCCAAAGCGGCAAAAGAGCAGGTGGCGTTTATGGTTAAACAAATTTTAGGGATAACGAAAGAGATAAAACCGCTCGATATAACCGATGCTATGGCGGTAGCTATAACGCATGCTCAACGTGTAAAATTAGAGTTAAATCAACAAAGTAGAAAAAGGTAA
- the dnaA gene encoding chromosomal replication initiator protein DnaA: protein MNSIGATVLQMLKNEINEVDYQRYIKQLTFNSEDSKSNLAIYNAPNPLIANWIQTKYADKISHLFEIKTGVKPIVSICVKNTKSDKSSTTSQPLQQHSGEKPPVALLNPSYTFNNFVVGGSNNFAFVAAKNVSEKPGIVYNPLFIYGGVGLGKTHLMQAVGNVMLSQGKTVIYTSVEQFLNDFSRHLSNRTMDRFKDKYRKCDLLLIDDIQFLSGKNQIQEEFFHTFEALRNENKQIIITSDKHPKKIGGLEERLKSRFEWGLVADIQPPELETKIEIIKKKCEINRVKLDREVINYVATIIENNTREIEGILSKLNAYSQLMGVDINIEFARNVLKEQLAEKRLNITIDTIMDIVSKELNVKPSEIRSKSRNSNIVYARRIAIYLSRNLTPNSMPQLAHYFGMKDHTAVSHTMKKIQEIMKNDEDFKIKVDELANKISSMTNE, encoded by the coding sequence ATGAACTCAATCGGCGCAACCGTTTTACAAATGTTAAAAAATGAGATTAATGAAGTTGATTACCAACGTTATATTAAACAACTCACCTTCAATAGTGAAGACTCTAAAAGTAATCTCGCGATTTACAATGCCCCTAACCCCCTTATCGCCAATTGGATACAAACCAAATACGCCGATAAAATTTCTCATCTTTTTGAGATAAAAACTGGGGTAAAACCTATCGTCTCTATCTGTGTTAAAAATACTAAATCGGATAAATCATCCACCACATCCCAACCCCTACAACAACATTCCGGTGAAAAACCGCCCGTTGCCCTTCTCAACCCCTCTTACACCTTTAATAACTTTGTTGTGGGAGGCTCTAATAATTTCGCGTTTGTAGCGGCTAAAAATGTGAGTGAAAAACCGGGTATCGTCTACAATCCCCTCTTTATCTACGGTGGGGTAGGATTGGGTAAAACCCACCTTATGCAAGCGGTCGGTAATGTGATGCTCTCTCAGGGGAAAACGGTTATTTACACCTCTGTTGAGCAGTTTCTTAACGATTTTAGCCGCCATTTGAGCAACCGTACAATGGATCGTTTTAAAGATAAATACCGTAAATGCGACCTCCTCCTTATCGATGATATCCAGTTTCTAAGCGGTAAAAATCAAATTCAAGAGGAATTTTTTCACACCTTTGAAGCACTCCGTAATGAAAATAAGCAAATCATTATTACCTCCGATAAACACCCTAAAAAAATCGGTGGTCTCGAAGAACGTCTTAAAAGCCGTTTTGAATGGGGTCTTGTTGCCGATATTCAACCCCCAGAATTAGAAACCAAAATTGAGATTATCAAGAAAAAATGTGAAATTAACCGTGTAAAACTCGATCGTGAAGTGATCAATTACGTCGCAACGATTATCGAAAATAATACCCGTGAAATCGAGGGGATACTTTCCAAACTCAATGCCTATTCACAACTCATGGGTGTAGATATTAACATCGAATTCGCACGTAACGTCCTCAAAGAACAGCTTGCTGAAAAACGGCTCAATATCACCATCGATACCATCATGGATATTGTCTCTAAAGAGCTCAACGTAAAACCAAGCGAAATCCGCTCAAAAAGCCGTAATAGCAACATCGTCTATGCACGCCGCATCGCTATTTATCTCTCCCGAAATCTCACTCCAAACTCCATGCCTCAACTTGCTCACTATTTTGGAATGAAAGATCACACCGCCGTCAGTCATACAATGAAAAAGATTCAAGAAATCATGAAAAATGATGAAGATTTCAAAATAAAAGTAGACGAACTCGCCAATAAAATTTCCTCAATGACCAATGAATAA
- the dnaN gene encoding DNA polymerase III subunit beta: MKMTIDKSVLENILLHLQPFLEKKDTSQITSHIYLSTDGRTFVAKATDYEIGLTLQTHAHSVEEPGSITANGKKLLDIIRILKDEEVELELIKENLHIRQKRSNFKLPTYKSSEFPTFPTTENKPNITIDSQVLIESLKKITPAADTNNPKFELNGALIDIKTNQINFVATDTRRLALVHIDNQSEEELSIIVPKKAIIEIQKLSLSNIEIYYDNTHLIIKSENSLFFTKLINGKFPDYTRIIPKECSKTIVLPKALIISAIKQITTISNDLKLTFNSDSILFESLSDDNIEAKTSIEIDNGFNTPFILAINSRYILDFLGQVNSNDFTLEANESNQPFVIKDQNFKTIVMPIVI, translated from the coding sequence ATGAAAATGACCATTGATAAATCGGTTTTAGAAAATATCTTACTTCATCTTCAACCTTTTTTAGAGAAAAAAGATACTTCCCAAATCACTTCACATATTTATCTTAGTACCGATGGACGAACCTTTGTTGCTAAAGCTACTGATTATGAAATCGGACTTACCCTTCAAACCCATGCTCATAGTGTTGAAGAACCTGGATCTATTACCGCTAACGGTAAAAAGCTTCTCGATATTATCCGTATTTTAAAAGATGAAGAGGTAGAACTAGAGCTTATCAAAGAGAATCTCCACATTCGTCAAAAGCGTTCTAACTTCAAACTACCAACCTATAAAAGTAGTGAATTTCCAACATTTCCAACAACCGAAAACAAACCCAATATTACAATTGATTCACAAGTACTTATAGAATCATTGAAAAAAATCACACCTGCTGCTGATACTAACAATCCTAAGTTTGAACTCAACGGTGCATTAATCGATATAAAAACAAATCAAATCAATTTTGTAGCAACCGATACTAGACGACTTGCTCTTGTTCACATCGATAACCAAAGTGAAGAAGAACTCTCTATTATTGTCCCTAAAAAAGCAATTATTGAGATTCAAAAACTTTCTCTCTCTAATATTGAGATTTATTACGACAATACCCATTTGATTATCAAATCAGAAAATTCCCTTTTCTTTACAAAACTTATCAATGGTAAATTTCCCGATTACACCCGAATTATCCCAAAAGAGTGTAGTAAAACAATTGTATTGCCAAAAGCTCTTATCATCTCGGCAATCAAGCAAATCACCACTATCTCCAATGATTTGAAACTCACTTTTAATAGCGATTCTATTTTATTTGAAAGTTTGAGTGACGATAATATTGAAGCAAAAACCTCTATTGAAATCGATAATGGATTTAATACCCCTTTTATATTGGCAATCAACAGCCGTTATATTTTGGACTTTTTAGGACAAGTAAACAGTAATGATTTTACCCTAGAAGCTAATGAATCCAATCAACCCTTTGTGATAAAAGATCAAAATTTTAAAACTATCGTTATGCCGATTGTTATCTAA